One Coffea eugenioides isolate CCC68of chromosome 2, Ceug_1.0, whole genome shotgun sequence genomic window, GGTTTGATTAATGATGACAAGTGTTGGGTGATGGGCTCAACGtgggtttgcatgtttttaCGATTTTGCccttctttaaaaaaaatcaaatgcagCGTTTTCTGTTTCTGAGCTTCTTACTTCCCTTTGTCCTTTGTTGAGATGGAGTTTCGTCTCTGCTCAAGAGAGATGGCAAAAAAGGCCTTTTTGCTCTTCTCTTTGATTGAGAGTACTGAAACCTCTTTCTCTCTCCGTTTGCCCGAGAGAAGAGCGCTCTCTGCCTTCTCTTCCCGAGGACAAACCCAAGGCTCTTTCCTTTGATTGAAAGGACTGAAACCTCTTTGTTCCTCCGATGTATGCAGAGGTTTCTATACTACTGGTGCCGCCTTTTCCCCGAGGCATCATCATGATCCGCGGTAAGTGTGCCTCATGCTAATTGTTCTTTTCTTGCCCTTCCTCTGTTCGCTTGTATGTGCTGCGTTATTAGCTCGTTTCTTTCCGTTTCCTTATTTTCTTTGTCGGAGCTGCTGTCTTACTGGCTTCTTGTGTCAAGCTTACTTCCCCTGTTATTGTTAGATTTTTCCTCCTGGTGAGCTTGTTGTCTGCATTGGcgtgtttatttgattttctcCCCTCAATTTTATGCCCTGGTTTGCTGTTACTGTTGCATTTTATGCTTGCTTTGCTTTACGCCTCATTTTGCTGCTCCTGATGTTTTGCTTAATTTTGATTTCCTGCCGACGTTTTTTTACCTGCGCGTTTCGTTTCCCTCCTGTCAATGGTGCTTacgccccttttttttttgtagctcCTGTTCTGCCGTGCTTAACTCGTTCAGGTTACCGTTCCCCACCTTCTGTTTTATGCTTTCTATCCATTTCTCATTGATTCCCTTATacctttttcccttttgagCTCTGCTGCGTATTATAGCACATTTACCCTTTGTCCTTGTATCTTCTTAATCTTTTCCCGCCCCTCGTTGTTTTGTTTGGTGCAGGGACAGGTTCTGCCCTCTTTTCTGCTGCTCTACTGTTGGCTGAACAAGGCTTGTTGTATCTATCTAACGTTAAGGTGACATTCCTTGTTCTCTCTTCTACATATGCTCAGCTTTTTTGCCTTGCCTGTTAGCTTGCTTCTGCCCACTAACCATTTGCTTCATGCCTTCTGCTACTTCACTTTTTAAATATTACAAAGGTTTTCTCAGCCATTTACCTTCTTTATTCTTATCCGCTTGGTTTCATGTAACTGCCTAAGAACTTTGCTTTACCTTTTCTTTACTCTGATTCCCCCACCGCCCCCCAATAAGAGATATTTGTCACGTGCCTTTGTTATGACATTTCTTTATGTTAGCCTTTTTTGCTTCAGCTTTAGCCTCCTTTGTGCTTATTTTGTCGGCTCTATGGTAGTGCATTACATTGATGCGTTAGCCTTTCTTTCAACTTCTAAGGTATGTAGTTTTTAGATCGAAAGAGTACTCAGTTCAGTGGTGCTGTATAAGGACTTTGCTTTAGCTTTAATTTCCTCTGtcttttttcccctttgatAGTAGGCATTTAATGCATACCTTTGTTATGGCATTTCTTTATGTTGGCCTCTTTTCTCCTGAACTTTGGCCTCTGTTGTGCTTATTTTGTCGGCCCTATGATAGTGCATTAGAGATGTGTGTAAGCCTCTCTTCGCCTACTAAGACATGTAGTAATCAAACGGATTGAATGCTCAGCTAAGTGGTGCTGTATACAAacttttctttagtttttttttcctctgtTTTTCCCCCCCTTGGATGACAGCCGTTTAGCGCACGCCTTTGTTATGCCATTTCTTTATGCTAGGCTGTTTACTTGAGCTTAGTCCTCCTTAGTGCATATTTTCTCAGCCCTATAGTAGTGCATTAGGGGTGTGTGTTAGCTTTTCTTTCAACTACTGAGGTGTGTAGTAATCAGATGGATAGAAATGCTATGCGCCGCAAAAAATATGCAGAAATGTCGCCTACAAAGAAAGCCGAACTCCTGCGCTCTCGGAGAGAAGCGAGAGCAGCAAAGAGAGCTGAAAAAAGTTTACCTGTTCGCGTTCGCAAGGTTCCTTTAGGCTATGTGGAATCTGGTGTGTCGTTGCCAAATGCTCGTTGTATGTCGTGCCGTGGTGTAGATCAAACGTCTGTTCATTCTCAATCGTTAGGGAACATAGATGTTATGTTTTCCGCTGATAATGCCCTTGCGATTGGTGAAGGATTAGAATTCATGTCCGAGCAACTACCTGGTCCCTttggttcttcttcttcttcctcctttaACAGAACAATTCCTGTCCATAAGGCGCCTCCTACTGCAGGTATATCAACATTTCTCATCGTCCGATCCCTAGGGCCGTTTAGCTCCCCCTCTGAGGCGTCGTTTAACCTTATTCATCTCTATTGGCTGACATTACTTCCCTTGTACCTCTCAAATCAAATCTGCCTCTGTTCATAACTGCAGAGCTTCCGCTCCATCATAGCCTTGGGCCAATAAAATATCAGAGGTCGTCTAATGGTGCAGACCCAAAAAAAATCCCCGTTCATTCTACTGATTACCAAGTCAGTGTTGGATCAAGTAAAGGAGGCCCTAAGAACATACTACCCCTTTCCCCTGAAAATGAACACTTCATGAACAATGAACATTCTGAAATTATGCTCGACTTGTTTTCCTTGAATTCAACTCTTATTAACTCTGAACAACCGGTCCAGAAACATCTCCCTTGTAAAAGTAATTCTTTCCCTACTACGCTTTCGGATTCTGTTTTACCCCCTCCTTGCACAGGTATTGCCTTACCTTGGCATATTCATTGTCTTTGTATCATTGCTGCACTGCTTCGACCAGGCTGTAAATAATGAATACTCATCTTTATAGCTTGATTTCTGAGAACCTTTGCCCTTTCTCCACCGTGTCCCTTTAAGGGATTTTGGGCTATTTTGGAATGCTTATTCAGTCCTGCAATCCGCAGGCATAGTTCCTGGAAAGGATGTCGTCAGGTGTGAACCAGCAACTGGTCATTTGGAGATAGGAAGCAGGGAAATAAATCCTTCTACTGCTCCATCTTTTAGTTGATCTCGTAGCAAGAAACGCAATACTCCTGAAACTGTAGCCAACCAGGAATCAGGTTGTCATCAGTTTCTGATCTCCCTTAGTCATTGACTACCTTATACTCTGATTTATCTATATATACATCCAACGCTAATAGAGACACTCGTATGCAAAATAAAACTGCAGCGATAGAACGAACACCTTCAGCTTCATCTCGTCTTGCCAATATTCCTTCTACATCTCTGGTTCTACCAGATGCTCCTGATTGTCAGCACTGTGGAGCGAAGAGGTTCCATTTGGAGCCTCCTACATTTTGCTGCTCGAGAGGAGAAATCTCTATCATCGCTCCTCCAATGCCTTACAATCTAAAACGTTTGTTCATTGACAACGATGAAGAGAGTGTCATTTCAGAAATAATGTGCGTACTTATAACAACAACCTTGGCTTCACAACCTTTGCTGCGAAGTATGACTCTAAGCTAACAAAGAACACAAAAGGTGTTTATACCTTTCGTGTTCAGGGCCAGGTCTACCACTTTCTTGATGGCCTTATTCACTTGGGCGATAAACCATCTGGCATCCAATTATATTTCTTTGACACTGATGAAGAATTAGCAAAGAGGCTTGGTAACTCTGATAAGCTGCGTGAACACACTTTAAGATTGCTTATGCGCGTTCTTTCTGATAATCCTTATACTCGCTTCTTTAAAAGCCTTAGGGATGTTCCGAACATTGACAACCTGAACATTGTTCTTAATTGTTATCCTTCGCTTGACCAGCGCGTGTATAATCTTCCTTCTGCCTCTCAAGTAGCAACTATATGGACTGAAAGTGAAGATCAGTCATCCGATAGGCGCGCTCATATTCAGGTCTATTCTCGCTCAGCTGGTAGCCATAGAATCCagtattattattgttgttatgACCCTTTACAGTACCCTCTCATTTTTTTCCGTGGTGAGTGTGGCTGGCACCATGGAATTAAGAGACTtcacaaaaggaaaagaggagGGGACTCCTGTGAGGGTGATATTACCCTTGATCCAGCTTCAATTAGCTCCTCGTCAGAGTTAATTGATTTAGAACAGAGAGGCGAGTACATTTCTCCATTGTTATAAGTTACTCAATCCAGCCGTTGCATTATATCATCTAATCATGTACAAACTATTTTTCATCTTTTAGCTGCTGATCGAGGCAAAACAGAGGCTGATATTGTATCAGTTAGGGAGTACTATTGTTATAGGTTTCAAATAAGAGACACTGATGAGTTAATGTTGTTACACACCCTTAGATTGCTACTGCAGTTTTCGGTTGATGGTTATGTCAAGATAGAAACATCTAGGCTTGACTTCCATAGACATCGGCAAAACAAAATACGCTCCGAAATTCTTCAAGGAGTTCTTGATAGTGTTTCTATTGGCCAAACTGCTGGTTCTAAGGTTGGTCGTAAGGTCATCTTGCCTGGTTCCTTTATAGGTGGGCCGAGGGATATGCGCCATCGCTACCTTGATGCGATGGCGCTGGTCCAAAAATACGAAAAATCAGACATTTTCCTTACAATGACATGTAATCCAGCATGGAAGGAGATTCAGGAGAACTTGAAATACCATGAAAAACCTCAAGATCGGCCAGACCTTCTAGCTAGAGTTTTTAAAGCCAAGTTTGAAATGCTTAAAGCAGAAATCCTGAATAAGCAAATCTTTGGCGAAGTTGCAGCGTGTGTTTATGTGATCGAGTTTCAAAAGCAAGGATTTCCTCATGCTCATTTATTATTGATCTTAAAACCTGGTCATAAGCTACTTAACTGGGAGTCATATGACAAAGTAGTTTGTGTTGAGCTGCTCGACAAATATCGCTATCCTCACTTGTATTCTCTTGTTATCAAACATATGATCCATGGTCCTTGCGGGGCCATGGATAAATCTTGCCCTTGCATGAGAGACGAAACCTGCAAAAATCGCTATCCAAAGAACTTTTGTGCTCAAACAACCCATGGTGAGGATACTTATCCATATTACAGAAGAAGAGATGACGACAAGAGTATCAGAGTTCGCAGATTTACTCTTGATAATAGGTGGGTTGTGCCTTATAACCCTTACCTACTTGCTTTATTTGATTGCCACATCAACGTGGAAATCTGTTCAACTCTTAAGCTCGTGAAGTACTTGTATAAGTATGTTTTCAAAGGACATGATCTGGTGAGCTTTAAGATTATTTCTTGTGAATCAGGCAATGATATTGATGAAATAAGAGACTTTCAGAAAGGTAGATGGGTTTCACCTCCAGAAGCTTTTTGGCACATTTATGAATTCAAGCTCAATCAAATGACTCCAGTAGTTTACACTCTTCAAGTTCATCTTCCAGACCAGTAACTTGTTTCCTTCGACAAGAATTCTGACCTGTTGCAATTATTGAGCAAAGTTGATTTTTCTAAAACAATGTTAACACAGTTTTTTCACATGAACAGAACAAATCAGAGAGCACAAACCCTGAAATGCTTCTATAGAGATTTCCCTGAACATTTTGTTTGGTCTCCTAAATATAAAGAGTGGACTGAACGAAAGCGTCGAAAAGTCATTGGCCGGATGGTGACTGTTAGTCCGAAAGAATGAGAGAGGTATTATTTGAGATTGCTTTTAACTCACATTGCTGGGCCGACGTCTTTTGAAGCCCTTTTGTCTGTTAACGAGCAGAGATTAGTTTCGTTTAGAGAGTCTGCTTTAGCTCTCGGCCTTCTGCAGTCTGATACGTACATAGAGGACACACTTTAGGAAGCAGTGGCGTTTCAAATGCCGTCCTCATTGCGTCTATTGTTTGCCACTCTCCTTGTGTACTATTCTCCGACGAATCCTAGGTCGCTTTGGGAGAGCTTCGAACTTGACCTTTCTGCCGACTACCATCACCAGCAACCATTCCATGGACTTTCTTCTcttgaaattaaaagaaaggTTTTGCAGGATATAAACAGTTCGCTCGAACAAATGGGCAAAAGCCTTGCTGAATTTCACTTTGTCTCCAATGAATTTACCTCCAGTTATGCTGAAAGGCTAACAAAGGAGATTGGGAGTGAAAAGAGCTTACCCGTAGAACCTGAGGATCTGTTGTTGTCTCACAAGTTGAACCCTGAGCAAAAACATGCCTATGATCTAATCTTAAAAGCATGCTTTTCCTTACAAGGACAAGCTTTTTTCATTGATGGCCCTGGCGGGACCGAAAAAATTTTTCTGTATAGGTCACTCCTCGCCACCTTGGGCTCACAGAACCATGTTGCAATTGCAGTGGCAACATCTGGAATTGCAGCATCGATCCTTCCCGGATAAAGGACAGCTCACTCGAGATTCAAGATACCGCTTGATTTCTCGAAAACTAAAACTTGTCAGCTTAGTAAACAAAGCTCAGCTTCAAAACTCCTTTTTGAATCTACCGTTATTTTGTGGGATGAAGCTTCCATGGCTAAGCGGGAAACAATTGAAGCATTTGACGAATTGCTAAAagatttaatggattcagatttgcCTTTTGGAGGAAAGGTAGTTGTTTTCGGCGGTGATTTCTGACAAATTCTGCCAATCATTGGGCAAGCGACTAAGGAAGTTGTCATAGAATCGACCTTCCCCGTTTCTCCCTTGTGGTCTAAACTACACAAAATCAGGCTCACAGAAAACATGCGAGTTATGTTTGATCTAGGCTTTTCTCAATTCCTTTTAAGGGTAGGAGAGGGGAGAGAACCTGTGGACGATCGAGGCGAGATAACTTTATCCCCAGATATAGTTATTCCTTATGTAGATAAATAGGTGTCTTTGAACAGGTTAGCTTGCCACATCTAATCAAATCCAGCCGTTTTTATAGTTATTCCTTCTACTGCCATTATTAATGAATCTTTTTATATACAGGTTAATAGAAAGTGTTTTTTCAGATATGAACTTCTATACCAACGGTCCTTATAACCTGATAAATAGATGCATCCTTGCTCCTAAAAATAGCTCTGTCGACGAGCTCAATGAAATGATGATTAGGAGGTTTCCTGGAAACCTTCAAACTTACATTAGCTCAGACAAGACTGTAGATCAGCGGCACCAAAGCGATTATGAGGACTTCCTCAATTCGCAAAATCCTAAAGGTCTCCCTTCTCATAAGTTGTTGTTGAAGAAAAACTGTCCACTAATGCTTATAAGAAATTTAAACCCTGCTGAAGGTCTCTGCAATGGAACAAGGTTGATATGCAGATATCTCGGACAACACACAATTTCTGCCGAGATTGTTTTTGGCCATCACCGAGGAAAAACAGTTTTTATTCCGAGGATACCTCTTCAGTCGCCTGACAACGACAAAAATGGGATTCCATTCATACGAACGCAGTTTCCTGTCCGCCTTTGCTTTGCCTTGACCATCAATAAATCGCAGGGTCAAACTCTTGACTACGTCGGCATCTATCTACGAAAACCAGTTTTTTCTCATGGACAGTTGTATGGTGCTCTGTCCAGAGCTAGGACTGCCGCTAAAGTCAAAATTCTTCTTATTCCTGGAACATTTGAAGGCACAAAAATAGATTGCAAAACTCGGAATGTTGTCTTTCATGAAATTTTTAGATTAACGCAGGAATGGATCATTTTCTACTGCAATCATGCTACAGCAAGGTGTTATTCATCTTTTTAATTCTTAGATACTGTGTTCTTGGATATTTTATTCCTTTCACTTACGCAGCAACTTATGTGTTTATAGGATGGCTAACTTGCTGCCGATGCGAGATATTGTGCCTCATATGAGAAATTGGAGCTGCGACATCACTGTTCAAGAAAAGCAACAGATAACCAACTCAATGGGAACACCAACAAAGAAGCAAAAGTTTGTTTTCTATGATTTAGAAGTTAGTCAAAACTGATGCTCTGTTTTAGAAGTAATAGTTTAAGTAGGTTGTTCTTTTGCTTTCTTAATCCTGTGTTTCTTTCGCTGCTTTAAATAGGGATCGAGGGTCGAAGGAATCATCTTCAATGATGACATTCCTAGAATGAGTCAGATCTTGCAGATTTATAAAAAGTATAGAATCTCTAATGCTGAAGTCAGACCTATACCGTCAAAGTTCCAAACATCTGACCTTACAGTTCAATGGGTGATCAGTAGCAGGACTGTCATTGACAAAATTCCTGATGATGATGAAGTCATGCCTGTGAGTTTCTGCTATTCAAAGTTTACTGATTTAGTTCAGTACATGGATGACAAAACTAAATCAGTAGGTAAGTGCTTCAATGCTTTACTCTTAATAAGTTTACATTCTCAGGCCCGTTTTTTATAATCAGCTTCTCTGTGTTATTCATAGACGTGCTAGGAGTCGTTATTAGTGCACTTGAGAGGAAAACAGTTACTAAAAACTCAAGGCAATCAGATGTTCAGAAATTTGTTCTGCTTAATGAAGAGTAAGGCCTTTAAACTTCAGCTTAACCAAAACTTCACACTACGCCTCTTACTTTTTCTCTGCAACCATTTTCTCAGTCTGTTACTGTTAACTTTAATCCTAACTACAGATCACAGACTGTCCTATTGTTTCTATGGGATAGCTTTCTAGCTAATGAGGGAGAAGACATACTATCTAAGCTTCACAGCTATCCTGTGATCATTGCTCGCAGAGTCAAAGTGAATAACTATAATGGTTTGCTCCCAACATTTATTTTTTCCATTATTTACGTTTATCCTCCTATTGTCGTCTGCCACACCTGTAAAtctttctccatttcttttTGACATATAGGGGTCGCActtggtacttggtttgattcaGCGAGTCTTGTTGATCCGCCTATACAAGAAGCAAGGGAACTCAAGAACTGGTACAATATATTTACAGTTATCATTCTGTACACAGTTTAGATGGAAATACTGTCTTGCCTTCCAGTTCTAACATTTTTTATGTCTCCTTTGGCCCAGGGCCTTGAGAAACACTGACCTGATTAAAGAGATTGTTGAAAAAAAGGCCTATATTAAATATAATCCACAGCTGTCATTAAAATCAGACCAGAAAACTACTTGGATTTGTAACATAACTTCATCGCAAAAGGTCTGTGACCAGCAAATGTTTACCTCCTTTTGTACTTTTTCTCGTGTATGAACAATTTTTTAGACTCATGCTTGCTGGTCTTTCAGACTATATGGGTGAAGGCGCAGATCTCTTTTGAACACATCTTCCAAAAATATTGGTACATGAGCTGTAAAAACTGTTGCCGAACTACAGCAGCAGGCCATGAAGTTGTGTTTACGTGTAACTCGTGCAAATAGAAACATCCTGCAGTTCCTAGGTACTAAATAAATACGTTTCATGTATTGCTTTCTATTCATTGTTATCTAATACTGATCGAGTCAATAAATGCCTCCTTGCATACTGTGTGCTCCTTTTCAGATGCCGCTTTGATGTTGATTTGACTGATAGCACTAGTGTGATACCGGCTTCATTGTTTGGCGAACTAGCAGAGAAGCTATTGACATTTAATGCGCTAGAAGCAATGCAGCATTTTAATGAGGTTCTTACCTCGTAAATCTTAATACTTAAGATATTATACAATTTTTACTCTTGTTTTATGTTTTCTTAACAGAATGCTGAGCTGCCACTCGAGTTTGTCCACAATGAGCTCAAATCAAAAACTTTCTGCTACACATCAAACCTGTGCAAGCACAGCTGGCCGATGCAAGGCAGCGTTACACGATTATATACTACTCTGAAATTGATGACGCTACTGATTCTGTCCAGTTAGCAATGCAAACAAAAGATGGCTCTCCTTTTCCTAGCAAAAAATCTGACACCATACAGTTAGGGACTCCAGGTAAAGAACCAGATACCTGATTTCTTTTCTACACTTGTCTGCTAAATTTATGCATATCATGACATATCACAAATTTATGATCGCAGGAGAGAATAGTGCTCATTCAAAGATTTGTGTTCGACTTTCTGATAGGTTTGATGAACCACAAAACATTGACCCAGATGAGGATGAAAATCCAGAATGCAGCTCTAGCAAGAAGCAAAAATTGAACTAGGTTGTTGCTGTGGCCTCTTGCATCCACCTGATCTTTAGGTGCTAGGCCTAACCTGCTGTCGTCTATTTTTTCCTAAGTTTCTTGTGCAATCTTACAAGGCTTATTTAAGTGCTAACGAGAGATGTGTTTTTGTCCATGGATACCCCTTAAACTTCTTTTGTTCTACCGGCTTTTGTCTTTGCTACTAAGCTGCAATCAGCAATAACTATGTATCTAGATTGGTGCTTTACAACTGTTATGTACTTGTTGCAGTGGCCTTTAAATTCAACCTCTGTTACGTTCAGTTTATTAATTGCCCTCCTGGTGTATGTGATATTTCTTGTACATCAATTTTTCAGAATGCATTCCTCATAACATATTCAAGTCTTCCCCTTGACATAACTCTCTTATTAAATATCACACCTGCTTTATTACCTAAACTTACTCTTCTCACCAGCTCAGGCTCGGGGATCTATTATCCGTAAAATGTGTAGTTGTTTAGGCTTgaataaatttaagaaaaaataactTTTCCCTTTGTTCAACCTTAAATAACTTTAAGAAAGACAGATATGACAGATCATTAAGCCACATGCTTGTGAAAAATGGGAGCCAGACTAAATATAAAAACctttattaccaaaaaaaaaaaaaactgttagCCATCCATTCTTTATATATACCTGCTGCTTAAATAGAGTATACATCCCAAGCAAATCACTGCAACAAGTTAACTTTTCCGCTTCTTTCCCCAGGTTATCCCTACCGTTTGCCACTTTTCTTTGCCTGCGTATAGTTACATCTTTcctgatttttttaaaaattaacttCTCTGATTAGATCGATGGCAGAAGAATTATCCACCCATGGATTAACAAACAGCAGCTCGATGGCCTGTTGTTTTCTGCTTAAATGCAATCACAGAGGAGAGGTATAATCATTCGTTCATGTGCTGGAGAATGCATGTTAACGATATGCAGCCCATTTACATATATTCATTTAACATTTGCCTGTTCGTATCTCTAAATACACAGATTCTGCTCGCTGAATTCAAGCTATTACTTAATCAGCACCTCCACAATACAATCATTCTCAGGCATGGAATTCATAAATGGCCTGTTGTCGTCGACGATCGTTCATTTGAAGAAGGTTGGGATGAATATTGCCATGAAAATATCACAACCAGACATGATATGTTGCTTCTACGCCATATCGGCGATCTCGTCTTCGATGTCATCCATTTTTCCGAGCTGCAAGAACAAGTTTACCTATCTTGGACAGTTCCATTGCCAAATTTATTACAATCTGGTGCTGACCATCCCCAAGGTCAGTTTATGCCTCGCTTTATATCATGTAGTTACTTGTACCAAATTTCTCCCTAATTTATTATCTGCTAAATACCTTCTCATGGCGCAGATTCTGTGATGCTTCAGCAGTCGGTTGCTTCATCAATAAAACCCAATTTAGCCCAAAACCTCACTGACTCGGTTTCCTTCTATCAAACCTTTCATGCAGCAACTCCAAACACATTGGTAACCTATCCTTACTCTATTTCTTTCTCCTCCTCTTACTACATTGCTATAAACAAACTCTATACATTATGTACTCGGAACTAACTTTCATCCATTTCTATTAGAAAATCCCAAGATTCGTCGATCGCTTTGTTAATGAACAAAGAACTCCAACGCTTCTCATTAGGACCGGAGAAAATCTCACAGAGATTGGTGTAAAAGggaaaaagctaaaaaaaaattggagaaaCTTCGTCCTCTAGCATCGATTGCAGCACAATGAGATCCTTGTGTTTGTTCCAGAATCAGCAACTACCTTCACAGTTTTAATATTTGATGATCATGGAGTCGAGAGGGTCTTTCCATGGTCTTGCATCTTCAGAATTTTTTCTAATTGTCCTGCTTCTACCTAGATTAGGCAGTATGGTTTTCTCTGTAAACAAAATTTACTTTTCTCTTGAagctttttatcaaacatggtcgaaatttttttccccttcgaGCGCACTATACATTCCTACTAAATATAACTGCATTGCAATGAATTTATGCATGCGGCAACAACATTTCAAATACCTAACATCAGTCTTTACCGCTAATTTTCTTCACTTATGCAGTAATTAATTTTATTGACTCTGGCATGAAACTCAACTACACGAACAGATTTCCACCTTTCCATACATCAACTGGTTAATTCATTCTCCCGACAATAACTTCATTTAGGAGACATTTCCATTCGCTGCGAAGAAACAATACATTTCAATTGTGAGACGTTTCCATAGAATAAAAAATATGCAAACTATTGAACAGCATCAGAGTCAATTCTTATTGTAAATTTAAAAACAGCACAAATTATCAACCTTCcacaagaaaatagaaaaaaaaaaaaaaccctttgcTCATTGTTTAATATTTTTAGATCTCACATTTACTTCTCCCAACACTTCATCACGTCTCTACATCAAACAAAACCATCCCGATGAACTTCAATTTTACTCGTCTCGATTTTTCCTATTCAATCTTTTTCTCAACAACATGTTGAATGCAAACTTTTATTTACTCACGTTTTTTCTTGCAACATTGCTTACTTCAAAGCTTAATATTTTTTAACCAACTAACTCAAACGCAATACATATGATTTATGATATTTTCACTGGTAAATCTGGGCATTTTCTTGGCAACATGGAATTAACACCGCGCGATGCGCGGTGATCCCCTCCTAGTACAAATTCAAACAACTGTGGATTGCTAATTTTCACCACCGACAACAGAACCCTAGAGTGCTGCGACGCCTGAAAGAATCGAATTGGCAATGGCGGAAGAAGAACAGGAGCAAGGGGAAGAAGGAATAAAAGATGGTTGTTCAATGAGTGAGCCGAGCTCGGCTGCGGCGGTGGCCAGCATTTGCCGGAAGGAAAAAAGGAAGGCGTCGAAGAAGGAGAAGAGGAAGCAGAAGAGGAAGGAGGCAGCAGAGAAGGAGCGGCAAGAAGAGGAAGCTCGACTAAACGATCCTGAGGAGCAGCTCCGTCTTCAGCTcgaagaggagagagagagggagagggtaGAAAGGGAAAGGAGAGAATTCGAGGAGAGAGAACGGCTGTTCCTTGAAGCCTTGGCTCGGAAAAAGGctcaggaagaagaagaagaggagcaAAGAAGAATAATGACAGAAgaagaactaaaattaaaagagaatCAGGTTCACTTTTTTCATTTGCCTTTGTCCGAAATGCGCTACTACATCAAATCTTAGGTATTAATTTTTCATGACGAGATACATACTGGTTGCTTATAATGAACTCGCTAATTAGTTTGTGGAATACTTATGGTTTACTGCGaaatttgtttttgattttgatgatttgcGTAAAGAATATGTGTTTGAGTATCTCAAATCTGGTAAAGATGCCTCAGTTGAGGTATTA contains:
- the LOC113759307 gene encoding uncharacterized protein LOC113759307, producing MQNKTAAIERTPSASSRLANIPSTSLVLPDAPDCQHCGAKRNNVRTYNNNLGFTTFAAKYDSKLTKNTKGVYTFRVQGQVYHFLDGLIHLGDKPSGIQLYFFDTDEELAKRLGNSDKLREHTLRLLMRVLSDNPYTRFFKSLRDVPNIDNLNIVLNCYPSLDQRVYNLPSASQVATIWTESEDQSSDRRAHIQVYSRSAGSHRIQYYYCCYDPLQYPLIFFRGECGWHHGIKRLHKRKRGGDSCEGDITLDPASISSSSELIDLEQRAADRGKTEADIVSVREYYCYRFQIRDTDELMLLHTLRLLLQFSVDGYVKIETSRLDFHRHRQNKIRSEILQGVLDSVSIGQTAGSKVGRKVILPGSFIGGPRDMRHRYLDAMALVQKYEKSDIFLTMTCNPAWKEIQENLKYHEKPQDRPDLLARVFKAKFEMLKAEILNKQIFGEVAACVYVIEFQKQGFPHAHLLLILKPGHKLLNWESYDKVVCVELLDKYRYPHLYSLVIKHMIHGPCGAMDKSCPCMRDETCKNRYPKNFCAQTTHGEDTYPYYRRRDDDKSIRVRRFTLDNRWVVPYNPYLLALFDCHINVEICSTLKLVKYLYKYVFKGHDLVSFKIISCESGNDIDEIRDFQKGRWVSPPEAFWHIYEFKLNQMTPVVYTLQVHLPDQ